One genomic region from Bactrocera tryoni isolate S06 chromosome 3, CSIRO_BtryS06_freeze2, whole genome shotgun sequence encodes:
- the LOC120771684 gene encoding UDP-glucosyltransferase 2-like — MHKQVLCGLLALAVLAAQAPATDGAKILAVYSFPGKSHYMMHRVLISELLKHGHEVTMITALTLEPKKMGANYTEILIEPVYDFWTEIHNTFGGKTIYDMRNELDIFLNMVVLLGLSTTEHALKQPKIQAIINAKETQGVYDLLLVEQFYQDAFSALAHVYNIPVISVATFAQQTFMSEMFGIIQPWSYVPHGYLPLTEHMSFFERVYNTYTSLRTDLDREFRYFPKMDVLVQKYFGHLPIKFPSTSEMNRNLSAILINNYTPLASAGPTTDNMINVGGMHIYPPKALPSDLQQFLDEAEHGAIYFSLGSQVQSKDMPVEKLRLFLNVFAQLNQRVLWKFENDSLPDLPSNVMVKKWLPQSDILAHPNVRVFISHGGLFGSQEAVYHAVPILGMPFYCDQHLNLKKAEHNGYAIMLDFHTLTSEQLKNGLQQLVHNNTYRDNIKRFSSIFHDRPMGPRETALYWIDYVIRHKGARHLRAAGLDLKWYQFYLLDVIALVVAAVAVALGVLVLLVRWILRRISGEQIKQKVN, encoded by the exons ATG cATAAACAAGTGCTCTGCGGTCTACTGGCACTGGCAGTGCTGGCGGCACAAGCGCCGGCAACCGATGGCGCCAAAATACTCGCCGTTTACTCATTTCCGGGCAAGAGCCACTACATGATGCACCGTGTGCTGATAAGCGAGCTATTGAAGCACGGACATGAG GTCACCATGATAACGGCACTCACGCTGGAACCAAAAAAAATGGGCGCCAATTACACGGAGATACTCATAGAGCCGGTTTATGACTTTTGGACGGAAA TACACAACACATtcggcggcaaaacgatctatGACATGCGCAATGAATTGGATATATTCCTGAATATGGTTGTACTTCTCGGCCTCTCGACGACGGAGCATGCACTCAAGCAGCCAAAAATACAAGCGATCATCAACGCCAAAGAAACACAGGGTGTCTATGATCTCCTGCTGGTCGAACAATTCTATCAGGATGCATTCTCGGCCTTGGCACATGTCTACAATATACCCGTTATAAGTGTGGCCACATTTGCACAACAAACATTTATGAGTGAAATGTTTGGCATTATACAACCGTGGTCATACGTGCCCCACGGCTATCTACCGCTAACGGAACATATGAGCTTTTTCGAACGCGTCTACAACACGTACACCTCATTGCGCACGGACTTGGACCGCGAGTTTAGGTATTTTCCGAAAATGGACGTACTGGTGCAGAAATACTTCGGACACTTGCCAA TAAAATTCCCCAGCACCTCCGAAATGAATAGAAATCTCTCAGCCATATTGATCAACAACTATACGCCTTTGGCGTCAGCTGGACCCACGACGGACAACATGATCAATGTCGGTGGCATGCATATCTATCCGCCAAAAGCATTGCCCAGCGATTTGCAGCAGTTCCTGGATGAGGCCGAACATGGCGCCATCTACTTCAGTTTGGGCAGTCAAGTACAGAGCAAAGATATGCCTGTGGAGAAGTTACGCTTGTTCCTCAACGTATTCGCTCAGCTGAATCAGCGTGTGCTGTGGAAATTTGAAAACGATAGCCTTCCGGATTTACCTTCGAATGTTATGGTGAAGAAATGGCTGCCGCAGAGTGATATCTTGGCACATCCTAATGTGCGTGTTTTCATTTCGCACGGCGGTCTCTTTGGCTCACAGGAAGCTGTCTACCATGCCGTGCCCATACTTGGTATGCCCTTCTACTGCGATCAa CACCTCAATTTGAAAAAAGCCGAGCACAATGGTTATGCCATCATGCTGGACTTCCATACACTCACCAGTGAGCAGCTAAAGAATGGCCTCCAACAATTGGTGCACAACAACACATATCGCGACAATATCAAACGCTTCTCGAGCATTTTCCACGATCGTCCCATGGGTCCACGTGAGACTGCGCTCTACTGGATCGATTACGTAATACGCCATAAGGGTGCGCGTCATTTGCGCGCTGCCGGCTTGGACTTGAAGTGGTACCAATTCTATTTGCTGGACGTGATCGCTCTGGTCGTAGCCGCCGTCGCTGTTGCTCTTGGAGTGCTTGTTCTGTTGGTGCGCTGGATCTTGCGGCGAATCAGCGGTGAACAGATCAAGCAGAAAGTGAATTAG